CCTAGTAGGCACTTTATATATAAATTTGATATTGCAAAAGATTTGGCTAATGAGTTAAAAAGTAAAGATATAAATAGCGTTATAACATTAGATTCAGAACTTAGAGTAAGGCTAAAATTTTATGGGATCCAAAGCGGTGGAAGATACATTTTAAGTAGTGAAAATATTGGTATTTCAAAGCATGAAATAGATATAGTTAAATTTGGAAATACTGTTGTGAAATTCTATCTTTTGTGATTTTATGCTATAATTTTACTTAAATTTCAAAAGAGGGTTAATTTATGTGTAAATTAAAAAAAGCTTTTACGATGATTGAGCTTGTTGTAGTTATAGTTGTTGTTGGTATTTTGGCAGCTATTCTTATGCCAAGATTTGATAGAAATGCTCTTCTTGAGGCCGCAGATCAGGTGGTATCTCATATAAGATATACGCAACATTTAGCACTAAGTGATGATGTTTATGATCCTACTGACTCAAATTGGTATAAAAAAAGATGGACTATATCTTTTAACAGGGTTGGAGATGATGATACAGATAAATGGCGATATAGTGTTTACAAGGATATAACTGTTAGTGGAAATCTTAATAGTAAAGATGAGATAGCTAGGGATCCTTTAAGTCCTAATAAATATATGACATCTGGTTGGAGCGGTATGTCTAATAGTGAAAAAACAAATACACTTGATAAATATAATTTAAGTTCAAAATTTGGTGTAAAAGAGATTTTTTTATCTGGAGGGTGTTCTGCAAGCACTAAAGGTGGCGGTAATATATCTTTTGATAATAAAGGAGTGCCATATCGTTCAATATCAACAACTAAGGGAGGTGGAGCAAAAAATTCTGTTGATAGAATGATTAATTCTAATTGCAATATTACATTGGTAAATGATGGGCCATCTAAGGATGCTGGAAATCAAGCAGTTATAACCATAACTCCTGAAACTGGGTATGCAAGAATTATATGGTTTCCAGGTTGTGAAAATACTCCTGGACAGCCAAATAGATGTATAAAACCAGCTGACAGAACAATTTAAATCAAAGAAATTTCAATAAATTTGAAATTTCTCCCCAACTTTCAGCTATATTTAAGCTTTACTCTTGTATAATTTCATTTCGCTTTTAAAGGAAGCCTTTTTAAAGAGCTTAAATAATAATTTTATCAAGCTAAGTTAAACAGTCTTTTTATAAAAGTATGTTTTTTAAATTTAATAATGTTAAACTATAAATCAAAGTCAATCTTTGAAATCTAAATAAGTGATCGATTGAGCCATTTATTTATATACTCTTTATAGTCTTTTCTATCGTATATAGATAACTTTAAGATATCTATATAAAATATGGAGAACCTTAGATATAAGCAAGTAATTAACTTACTATATCAATTAAGAGTAAAATTATAAATTAATAAATATTTTAAAATCTTATTTTTACTATAAATTCCATAGTAGATTTAAGCTATTAAAGTTTTAAAGATTAAACTTAAATAAAAACAAACACTCTTTAGTTTTTATATACCATAATAGTAATATAAAAATACTAAAGTTTCATATTTTTATGGAGAGTTTGATCCTGGCTCAGAGTGAACGCTGGCGGTATGCCTAATACATGCAAGTCGAACGATGAAGTCCTAGCTTGCTAGGATGAATTAGTGGCGCACGGGTGAGTAATATATAGTTAATCTGCCTTACACTAGAGAACAACAGTTAGAAATGACTGCTAATACTCTATACTCCAACTTATCATAAGTTAAGTTGGGAAAGTTTTTTCGGTGTAAGATGAGACTATATCGTATCAGCTAGTTGGTAAGGTAATGGCTTACCAAGGCTATGACGCGTAACTGGTCTGAGAGGATGATCAGTCACATTGGAACTGAGACACGGTCCAAACTCCTACGGGAGGCAGCAGTAAGGAATATTGCGCAATGGGGGAAACCCTGACGCAGCAATACCGCGTGGAGGATGACACTTTTCGGAGCGTAAACTCCTTTTGTTAGGAAAGAATAATGACGGTACCTAACGAATAAGCACCGGCTAACTCCGTGCCAGCAGCCGCGGTAATACGGGGGGTGCAAGCGTTACTCGGAAT
The sequence above is a segment of the Campylobacter corcagiensis genome. Coding sequences within it:
- a CDS encoding pilus assembly FimT family protein, yielding MCKLKKAFTMIELVVVIVVVGILAAILMPRFDRNALLEAADQVVSHIRYTQHLALSDDVYDPTDSNWYKKRWTISFNRVGDDDTDKWRYSVYKDITVSGNLNSKDEIARDPLSPNKYMTSGWSGMSNSEKTNTLDKYNLSSKFGVKEIFLSGGCSASTKGGGNISFDNKGVPYRSISTTKGGGAKNSVDRMINSNCNITLVNDGPSKDAGNQAVITITPETGYARIIWFPGCENTPGQPNRCIKPADRTI